One Tunturibacter gelidoferens genomic region harbors:
- a CDS encoding ABC-F family ATP-binding cassette domain-containing protein, whose translation MLQLSAAGKRFGQKLLFEDANWLINPDERTGLVGGNGTGKSTLLKIIGGIESLDYGTITRNKGVTLGYLPQDGLALRGRTVFAECLSVFDHLHELERESIALTTVLSEADPKSKEYATAAERYSDIADQLHVHDIYNLDSQVGAVLGGLGFSKEDWDRNTEEFSGGWQMRIALAKLLLQKPSLLLLDEPTNHLDIESRNWLENYLHDYPNAYILISHDRYFLDVTVNKTVELWNKRMHTYHGNYEKYVAQKEERRTQLMSAYKNQRDRIEALEAFINRFRAQATKAKQVQSRIKELEKIERIEVPEDESTIHFSIPQPPASGRTVIEVNNLKKIYPTPTGGEKLILDDLSFTIERGDRIALVGANGAGKSTLIRLLSRQEEPTAGTIREGHNVLSDFFAQDQYKVLDPNAGMLDDISGAAPKVPVVELRSLLGCFMFSGDDVFKKLGVLSGGERNRYAMAKMLVSPSNFLLLDEPTNHLDLRAKDVLLDAIRNFTGTVLFVSHDRYFIDGLATRVFEVEDRRLHIYPGNYEDYLWRKQGGPEKVTEQITNSLAATPTPSPVVEIPAPTTEPVLNANIKRLNPIKLKQLEDRLRHAEEEIPRLESLIAAAEERLGNFTSADQSQRDAAELDELRTKRTSLLTEWEELSLTLEEQQLA comes from the coding sequence ATGCTCCAACTCTCAGCAGCCGGCAAACGCTTCGGCCAAAAACTCCTCTTCGAAGACGCGAACTGGCTCATCAACCCAGACGAGCGCACAGGTCTGGTCGGCGGCAACGGCACCGGCAAGTCCACCCTTCTCAAGATCATAGGCGGCATCGAGTCCCTCGACTACGGCACCATCACCCGCAACAAGGGCGTCACCCTCGGCTACCTCCCGCAGGACGGCCTCGCCCTCCGCGGCCGCACCGTCTTCGCCGAGTGTCTCTCCGTCTTCGACCACCTCCACGAGCTCGAGCGCGAATCCATCGCCCTCACCACCGTCCTCTCCGAAGCCGACCCCAAATCGAAAGAGTACGCCACTGCCGCCGAGCGCTACTCCGACATCGCCGACCAACTCCACGTCCACGACATCTACAACCTCGACTCGCAGGTAGGCGCAGTCCTCGGCGGCCTCGGCTTCTCCAAAGAAGACTGGGACCGCAACACCGAAGAGTTCTCCGGCGGCTGGCAGATGCGCATCGCCCTCGCCAAGCTCCTCCTGCAAAAACCATCCCTCCTCCTGCTCGACGAGCCCACCAACCACCTCGACATCGAGTCCCGCAACTGGCTCGAAAACTACCTCCACGACTACCCCAACGCCTACATCCTCATCTCGCACGACCGCTACTTCCTCGACGTCACCGTCAACAAAACCGTCGAACTCTGGAACAAGCGCATGCACACCTACCACGGCAACTACGAGAAGTACGTCGCGCAAAAAGAAGAGCGCCGCACACAACTCATGTCCGCCTACAAAAATCAGCGCGACCGCATCGAAGCCCTCGAAGCCTTCATCAACCGCTTCCGCGCCCAGGCCACCAAAGCAAAACAGGTCCAGTCCCGCATCAAAGAACTCGAAAAGATCGAGCGCATCGAGGTCCCCGAAGACGAGTCCACCATCCACTTCTCCATCCCGCAGCCCCCGGCCAGCGGCCGCACCGTGATCGAAGTCAACAACCTCAAGAAGATCTACCCCACGCCCACCGGCGGCGAAAAACTCATCCTCGACGACCTAAGCTTCACCATCGAACGCGGCGACCGCATCGCCCTCGTAGGCGCAAACGGCGCAGGCAAATCCACCCTCATCCGCCTCCTGAGCCGTCAGGAAGAGCCCACCGCAGGAACCATCCGCGAAGGCCACAACGTCCTCTCCGACTTCTTCGCGCAAGACCAATACAAAGTCCTAGACCCAAACGCCGGCATGCTCGACGACATCAGCGGAGCCGCACCCAAAGTCCCCGTCGTCGAACTCCGATCACTACTCGGCTGCTTCATGTTCTCCGGCGACGACGTCTTCAAAAAGCTAGGCGTCCTCTCCGGCGGGGAGCGCAACCGCTACGCCATGGCCAAGATGCTCGTCTCGCCCTCCAACTTCCTACTCTTGGACGAGCCCACGAACCACCTCGACCTCCGCGCTAAAGACGTTCTCCTCGACGCCATCCGCAACTTCACCGGCACGGTCCTCTTCGTCTCGCACGACCGCTACTTCATCGACGGCCTGGCCACCCGAGTCTTCGAGGTCGAAGACCGCCGCCTCCACATCTACCCCGGCAACTACGAGGACTACCTCTGGCGCAAACAGGGCGGCCCCGAAAAAGTAACCGAACAGATCACAAATTCGCTCGCCGCAACACCCACACCTTCCCCTGTAGTCGAAATCCCAGCGCCAACCACCGAACCTGTACTAAACGCAAACATCAAACGCCTCAACCCAATCAAGCTCAAGCAACTCGAAGACCGCCTCCGACACGCTGAAGAAGAGATCCCCCGCCTCGAGTCCCTCATCGCTGCCGCCGAGGAGCGTCTAGGAAACTTCACCTCCGCCGATCAATCCCAGAGAGACGCCGCCGAGCTCGACGAACTCCGCACAAAACGCACCAGCCTCCTCACCGAATGGGAAGAACTCTCCCTCACCCTCGAAGAGCAGCAACTAGCCTGA
- a CDS encoding FG-GAP repeat domain-containing protein, whose amino-acid sequence MRPLWKSLSRTSAITLALLATLHAQAPTPTQTALTISPSTAGTNTAIVLTARVTSAGSPVHPGLVLFCNANAAHCEDAAILGTAQLTSAGTAKLHLRLSPNTYSLKAVFQGTPHSLVPREPSTSAAQPLTITGLSESSIGPVTATTPSTGRYNLSATVGGLGTSPLTGTVSFSDVVHNGTPLTLGTTSINALPTKAQLSPFTLATYTNSFLQVLSGDFNDDGLADLVTLAYDANQDINLGTSNLVTLLSNGDGTFRSTTVPLTTEFPPAFASGDFNGDGILDLAVYDAFSCSITPMLGKGDGTFTAQTPTSIPSCVGPPVLVADINGDGIPDLMLSGSQSFSNPAILLGKGDGTFTLSVPASSFITWPPTVLRDLNGDGIPDLITTSENYTSPGIYPILIYTGNGDGTFTLKSSIPYPHYVNSLDVADFNDDGIPDLIVANSDSTLDLLTGNGDGTFALKAPISLSGATPYQIAAADFNGDGKEDVLIASPANLKILLGNGNGSFTSPPISQNTLSYQGFTLGDYNGDGIPDVASLLYNNNLSTTVFTQLVEHTKQATIDNIPLQPDTDHVVTAHYSGSTDYKPSTSPRFDLITFPNVTAKLHFTSTGFVYSRVTNTYSGTLTVTNTGSSAIAGPLQIGFTNLPATITLANPTVPKNEGFFTIPGGLLPGKSAQILVRFNNPFNASITYTLVAYTGAL is encoded by the coding sequence ATGAGACCACTCTGGAAGTCGCTCTCTCGCACATCCGCCATCACCCTCGCTCTCCTGGCCACGCTCCACGCACAGGCGCCCACACCCACCCAAACCGCCCTCACCATCTCCCCTTCCACCGCCGGAACCAACACAGCCATCGTCCTCACCGCGAGAGTCACCTCCGCCGGCTCTCCCGTCCATCCCGGCCTCGTCCTCTTCTGTAACGCCAACGCCGCCCACTGCGAGGACGCCGCCATCCTCGGCACCGCCCAGCTCACCTCCGCCGGCACCGCAAAGCTGCACCTCCGCCTCAGTCCCAACACCTACAGCCTCAAAGCTGTCTTCCAGGGAACGCCTCACAGCCTCGTCCCCCGCGAGCCCAGCACCTCTGCCGCTCAGCCCCTCACCATCACCGGCCTCAGCGAATCCTCCATCGGCCCAGTCACAGCAACCACTCCCTCCACCGGCCGCTACAACCTCTCCGCCACCGTCGGCGGTCTCGGCACCTCACCCCTCACCGGCACGGTCTCCTTCTCCGACGTCGTCCACAACGGCACCCCCCTCACCCTCGGCACCACCTCCATCAACGCCCTGCCCACAAAGGCGCAGCTCTCTCCCTTCACCCTCGCCACCTACACCAACTCATTCCTCCAGGTCCTCTCCGGCGACTTCAACGACGACGGCCTCGCCGATCTCGTCACCCTCGCCTACGACGCTAACCAAGACATAAATCTCGGCACCAGCAACCTCGTCACCCTCCTCAGCAACGGCGACGGCACCTTCCGCTCCACCACCGTCCCCCTTACCACCGAGTTCCCCCCCGCCTTCGCCTCCGGAGACTTCAACGGCGACGGCATCCTCGACCTCGCCGTCTACGACGCCTTCTCCTGCAGCATCACTCCCATGCTCGGCAAAGGCGACGGCACCTTCACCGCCCAGACCCCAACTTCCATCCCCTCCTGCGTCGGCCCACCCGTTCTTGTAGCCGACATCAATGGCGACGGCATCCCCGACCTCATGCTCTCCGGAAGCCAGAGCTTCAGCAATCCGGCTATTCTCCTCGGCAAAGGCGATGGCACCTTCACACTCTCGGTCCCTGCATCCAGCTTCATCACCTGGCCCCCCACCGTACTTCGCGACCTCAACGGCGACGGCATCCCTGACCTCATCACCACCTCCGAGAACTACACCTCGCCCGGCATCTATCCCATCCTCATCTACACCGGCAACGGCGACGGCACCTTCACTCTCAAGTCCTCCATTCCCTACCCGCACTACGTCAACTCGCTTGACGTAGCCGACTTCAACGACGACGGCATCCCCGATCTCATCGTCGCCAACAGCGACAGCACCCTCGACCTCCTCACCGGCAACGGCGACGGCACCTTCGCTCTCAAAGCTCCCATCTCCCTGTCCGGCGCCACGCCCTATCAAATAGCCGCAGCCGACTTCAACGGCGACGGAAAGGAAGACGTCCTCATCGCCTCACCCGCAAATCTGAAGATCCTTCTCGGCAACGGCAACGGCAGCTTCACCTCGCCGCCCATCTCGCAAAACACCTTGTCCTATCAGGGCTTCACCCTCGGAGACTACAACGGCGACGGCATCCCCGACGTAGCGTCCCTTCTCTACAACAACAACCTCTCTACCACCGTCTTCACTCAGCTCGTCGAGCACACCAAACAAGCCACCATCGACAACATCCCCCTCCAGCCCGACACCGATCACGTCGTGACAGCCCACTACTCCGGATCGACCGACTACAAGCCCAGCACCTCCCCGCGCTTCGATCTCATCACCTTCCCCAACGTCACCGCGAAGCTCCACTTCACCAGCACCGGCTTCGTCTATAGCCGCGTCACCAACACCTACAGCGGAACCCTCACCGTCACAAATACCGGCAGCTCTGCCATCGCGGGCCCCCTCCAGATCGGATTCACCAACCTGCCCGCAACCATCACACTCGCCAATCCCACAGTTCCAAAGAACGAAGGCTTCTTCACCATCCCCGGCGGACTCCTCCCGGGCAAATCCGCGCAGATCCTCGTCCGTTTCAACAACCCCTTCAACGCCAGCATCACCTACACCCTCGTCGCTTACACGGGAGCGCTCTGA
- a CDS encoding NF038129 family PEP-CTERM protein has product MKTASATKTPRSFLAHTAALLAVLILSCAPSAHADTYSISIDTSTLPSGDQFEYFLDLQFNPGQLPGTQLAYADASVPTCCINYGFSLTGDVSDGFGGGPTDISFDNQTPYNDAFGSIYLPSAGVPITFTVGLSGPAVDSPNGTSLSGSTFAISLFDDNMAPILTANPDGFLGLLNLNTNGTVTTQTFLDATGGPSAITITDLTPPPAVPEPNTLVLLATGLTGTLSLVRRRVRS; this is encoded by the coding sequence ATGAAAACCGCCTCAGCCACCAAGACCCCACGCAGCTTCCTCGCCCATACAGCCGCTCTCCTTGCCGTCCTCATCCTCTCTTGCGCCCCTTCGGCTCACGCGGACACCTACTCCATCTCCATCGACACCTCAACCCTCCCCAGCGGCGACCAGTTCGAGTACTTCCTCGATCTGCAGTTCAACCCCGGCCAGCTTCCCGGCACGCAACTCGCCTACGCAGACGCCTCCGTGCCCACCTGCTGCATCAACTACGGCTTTTCCCTCACCGGAGACGTCTCCGATGGCTTCGGCGGTGGCCCCACCGACATCAGCTTCGACAACCAAACCCCCTACAACGACGCCTTCGGCAGCATCTATCTGCCCTCAGCCGGTGTTCCCATCACCTTCACCGTCGGGCTCAGCGGTCCCGCAGTCGACTCCCCCAACGGCACCTCACTCTCTGGCAGCACCTTCGCCATCAGCCTCTTCGACGACAATATGGCGCCCATCCTCACCGCAAATCCCGACGGCTTCCTCGGCCTCCTCAACCTGAACACCAACGGCACCGTCACCACCCAGACCTTCCTCGACGCAACCGGCGGCCCATCCGCCATCACCATCACCGATCTCACCCCGCCGCCTGCGGTGCCAGAGCCCAACACTCTCGTCCTCCTCGCGACCGGTCTCACCGGAACTCTGTCACTCGTCCGCAGAAGAGTCCGAAGCTGA